In one Brevibacillus composti genomic region, the following are encoded:
- a CDS encoding MFS transporter, translating to MSRLWNSYPRSIRLLAIAAVIHSTGMACIWPLVTIYIHDFLGKSLAVAGGVLMLNQGAYLVGSVIGGMLFDRWGKMLTLSAATAGAVVVAIGLGFTTDFTVYTILLPLNGFFSGIMFPVLNALIGLLWPEGGRKGLNMVYVALNVGGAIGSGAAGILASISFAWTFYGNGGLQVLVLVVFLVLNRSYDLEKGRPRDNARAAEAAGGEGAAEAVRQMPAAAAGQTSTAAIGQTPAATVGQTPAAAGKKEPAAAPTASTAAHPDVAAAKSVAWVALAILSAGLLVCWVIYVQWTTVLSAYMQTLGITLKQYSLLWTLNGALILLGQPLISWVIRHFARSLRAQMLLGGYLFSLSMLILSQTTVYAGFFAAMFIITLGEMLVWPAVPTIAAELAPAGREGLIQGLIGGVGSAGRMIGPLLGAVTFEALAAKGMFYAMAALALLAVLFFAVYASFIKRPELKPTISAQRH from the coding sequence ATGAGCCGATTATGGAATTCCTATCCGCGCAGCATACGGCTTCTGGCCATCGCTGCGGTGATTCATTCTACCGGGATGGCCTGTATCTGGCCCCTGGTCACGATCTACATTCACGATTTTCTCGGAAAGTCTCTGGCGGTAGCCGGGGGTGTACTGATGCTGAATCAGGGCGCTTACCTGGTGGGCAGCGTGATCGGCGGGATGCTTTTTGACCGCTGGGGAAAAATGCTCACCTTGTCGGCAGCCACGGCAGGGGCGGTGGTAGTCGCCATCGGCCTGGGATTTACCACCGATTTTACGGTCTACACGATCCTTCTGCCGCTGAACGGTTTTTTCTCCGGAATCATGTTTCCGGTGCTCAATGCCTTGATTGGCCTTTTGTGGCCGGAGGGCGGCCGCAAAGGGCTGAATATGGTCTACGTGGCGCTCAATGTCGGCGGCGCCATCGGTTCGGGAGCCGCCGGCATTCTGGCGAGCATCTCGTTCGCGTGGACCTTCTATGGCAATGGCGGGCTGCAAGTGCTGGTGCTCGTGGTGTTCCTCGTCTTGAACCGCTCATATGATCTGGAAAAAGGACGCCCTAGGGACAATGCCCGAGCGGCAGAAGCCGCGGGTGGGGAGGGGGCTGCAGAGGCAGTCCGACAGATGCCCGCAGCAGCAGCCGGGCAGACGTCTACAGCCGCAATCGGGCAGACGCCCGCAGCCACAGTTGGGCAGACGCCCGCAGCTGCGGGCAAAAAGGAGCCTGCCGCAGCACCTACGGCGAGCACCGCTGCCCATCCCGATGTCGCGGCCGCAAAATCTGTGGCATGGGTGGCGCTGGCCATCTTGTCGGCCGGCCTGCTGGTTTGCTGGGTGATCTACGTGCAGTGGACGACCGTTTTGTCCGCCTACATGCAGACGCTCGGCATCACGCTGAAGCAGTACAGCCTGCTGTGGACGCTGAACGGCGCCTTGATCCTGCTCGGACAGCCGCTGATCTCATGGGTGATCCGGCATTTTGCCCGCAGCTTGCGGGCACAGATGCTGCTGGGCGGCTATCTCTTTTCCCTGTCCATGCTCATTCTCTCCCAGACTACGGTCTACGCAGGGTTTTTCGCAGCCATGTTCATCATCACCTTGGGAGAGATGCTGGTATGGCCGGCAGTCCCGACGATTGCAGCCGAACTGGCCCCGGCCGGGCGAGAAGGCTTGATTCAGGGATTGATCGGCGGAGTGGGATCGGCCGGACGGATGATCGGACCCTTGCTCGGCGCTGTGACCTTTGAAGCCTTAGCGGCAAAAGGGATGTTCTACGCGATGGCTGCGCTTGCGCTCCTCGCCGTGCTCTTCTTTGCGGTGTACGCGTCATTTATCAAGCGGCCGGAGTTGAAGCCGACGATTTCGGCACAGAGGCACTAG
- a CDS encoding pyridoxal phosphate-dependent aminotransferase, which translates to MRIQPSAMVDRLPTQFFATLVAKVNKAIAAGHDIINLGQGNPDLPTPPHIVEELSLQAARPVHHKYPPFSGRLELKQAVAHWYKEEFDVDLDPEEEVAILFGSKTGLVEICQVLMNPGDVALVPDPGYPDYWSGVAVVDGRMVMMPLRAENAFLPDYGQLKAEDLEKAKLMFLNYPNNPTAVNAPVEFYEETIRFAKRHEIVVCHDFAYGAISFDGKKPVSFLQVPGAKEVGVEFYTLSKTYNMAGWRVGAMVGNKELVRLINLIQDHYFVSLFGAVQMAAAKAMTGSQQCVRDLVQVYQSRRDVLFTEMHRIGWQANPSEGSFFAWLPVPQGYSSVEFSDLLLEKAHVVVAPGVGFGPTGEGYVRAALLSTEERLAEAVRRIEKLGLFAGEK; encoded by the coding sequence ATGCGCATCCAACCATCCGCCATGGTTGACCGGCTGCCGACGCAATTTTTTGCCACGCTGGTCGCCAAAGTAAACAAGGCCATAGCGGCCGGACATGACATCATCAATCTGGGGCAGGGCAATCCCGATCTGCCGACCCCGCCGCATATCGTGGAGGAGCTCTCGCTGCAAGCCGCTCGCCCGGTTCATCACAAATACCCGCCCTTTAGCGGCCGACTGGAACTGAAGCAGGCTGTCGCCCACTGGTACAAAGAGGAGTTCGACGTCGACCTGGACCCGGAGGAGGAGGTGGCGATCCTGTTCGGCAGCAAGACCGGCCTGGTGGAGATATGCCAGGTGCTGATGAATCCGGGAGATGTCGCATTGGTACCGGACCCGGGCTATCCGGATTACTGGTCCGGAGTAGCCGTGGTAGACGGCCGCATGGTGATGATGCCGCTGCGGGCGGAGAACGCCTTTTTGCCTGATTACGGCCAGCTCAAGGCAGAAGATCTGGAAAAGGCGAAGCTGATGTTCCTGAACTACCCCAACAATCCGACAGCGGTCAATGCACCGGTGGAGTTTTATGAAGAGACGATTCGCTTCGCGAAGCGGCACGAAATCGTGGTCTGCCATGATTTTGCCTACGGCGCGATCAGCTTTGACGGCAAAAAGCCGGTCAGCTTCCTGCAGGTCCCCGGGGCCAAAGAGGTGGGGGTGGAGTTTTACACCCTGTCCAAAACCTACAACATGGCTGGCTGGCGGGTAGGGGCGATGGTCGGGAACAAAGAGCTGGTGAGGCTGATTAACCTGATCCAGGACCATTACTTTGTCAGTCTGTTCGGCGCTGTGCAGATGGCAGCGGCCAAAGCGATGACCGGCTCCCAGCAGTGTGTGCGCGACCTGGTACAGGTCTACCAGAGCCGCCGGGATGTGCTGTTTACAGAGATGCATCGCATCGGCTGGCAGGCCAACCCTTCGGAGGGGTCGTTCTTTGCCTGGCTGCCCGTACCCCAGGGCTATTCGTCGGTAGAATTTTCCGATTTGCTGCTGGAAAAAGCGCATGTCGTCGTCGCTCCGGGCGTCGGGTTTGGACCGACCGGGGAAGGGTATGTGCGCGCCGCGCTGTTATCCACGGAAGAGCGGCTCGCGGAGGCTGTCCGGCGGATTGAGAAGCTGGGCTTGTTTGCCGGGGAAAAATAA
- a CDS encoding aminotransferase-like domain-containing protein — MEYSFSQSTNALTSSAVREILKLTQGNQVLSLAGGLPAEDSFPIEEMREAFNRALDLGPKSLQYGLTDGYIPLREWVASRMKQKHMNVGVENMLITTGSQQAVDLLCRVYLDEGDVVLVENPTYLAAVQLFQFRGIRAIPVDGDAEGMDMDDLARKIAQFRPKMVYVIPTFANPTGKVWSAERRLGLLRQCREHNILILEDDPYGEIQFDGEAPYRSIFSLDEHPQGSAVVYTSTFSKIVAPGLRTGWAIGDSRVIQMMVKAKQAIDLQSSTIDQIALHQLLDRFDLEAHIGKIRCSYQERMEWMHELLTREAWTGMKWSKPRGGMFLWVELPEHIHSEKLLAQAVKEGVAFVPGVPFYAAQAQTNTMRLNYTLLDRENTELAVSRLGKAFAAYSQVVAG, encoded by the coding sequence ATGGAGTATTCCTTTTCACAATCAACCAATGCGCTCACCTCTTCGGCGGTGCGTGAAATCTTGAAATTAACCCAGGGCAACCAGGTGCTGTCGCTCGCGGGAGGCCTCCCTGCAGAAGACTCTTTTCCGATCGAAGAGATGCGCGAGGCATTCAACCGGGCGCTTGATCTGGGACCAAAATCACTTCAATACGGTTTGACGGATGGATATATCCCGCTCCGGGAATGGGTCGCGTCGCGGATGAAGCAAAAGCATATGAATGTTGGCGTAGAAAACATGCTGATCACTACCGGCTCCCAGCAGGCCGTCGACTTGCTCTGTCGCGTCTACCTGGACGAAGGCGACGTCGTGCTGGTAGAAAATCCAACTTATCTTGCTGCTGTGCAACTCTTCCAGTTCCGCGGCATACGCGCTATTCCGGTGGATGGAGACGCAGAGGGCATGGACATGGATGACCTTGCCAGAAAAATCGCACAATTTCGCCCGAAAATGGTCTACGTCATCCCGACATTTGCCAACCCGACCGGCAAGGTATGGAGCGCGGAGCGCCGCCTGGGCCTGCTCCGCCAATGCCGCGAGCACAATATTTTGATTCTGGAAGACGATCCCTATGGAGAAATCCAGTTCGACGGAGAGGCTCCGTATCGCAGCATCTTCTCCCTGGATGAACACCCGCAGGGTTCGGCTGTCGTTTACACCAGTACCTTTTCCAAGATCGTCGCCCCCGGTTTGCGGACGGGATGGGCGATTGGGGACAGCCGCGTCATCCAGATGATGGTCAAGGCAAAACAGGCGATCGACCTGCAGTCCAGCACGATCGACCAGATTGCCCTGCATCAATTGCTGGATCGCTTTGATCTGGAAGCCCATATCGGAAAAATCCGCTGTTCCTATCAGGAGCGGATGGAGTGGATGCATGAGCTCTTGACCCGCGAGGCATGGACCGGGATGAAATGGTCCAAACCGAGAGGCGGCATGTTCCTCTGGGTGGAACTCCCCGAGCATATTCATTCGGAGAAACTGCTCGCCCAGGCTGTCAAAGAAGGAGTAGCGTTTGTGCCGGGTGTGCCGTTTTACGCGGCTCAGGCGCAGACCAATACCATGCGGCTCAACTACACGCTGCTGGATCGGGAGAATACCGAGCTGGCCGTCAGCCGTTTGGGAAAAGCTTTTGCCGCCTACAGCCAGGTCGTGGCGGGATAG
- a CDS encoding DUF2325 domain-containing protein codes for MSSILVIGGDRLGNIVDFLQGQGFTDIHHVTGRKNSQTGVKIPTGTHMILVLTDFVNHNLAKTVKSQAKDRELPILFCKRSCSAIAKALVQGA; via the coding sequence ATGTCATCCATTCTCGTGATTGGCGGAGACCGCCTCGGAAATATCGTGGACTTTTTGCAGGGGCAAGGTTTTACCGACATCCACCATGTCACAGGGCGGAAGAATTCCCAGACCGGCGTCAAGATTCCTACCGGCACCCACATGATTTTGGTGCTGACGGATTTCGTCAATCATAATTTGGCCAAGACGGTAAAGAGCCAGGCCAAGGACAGGGAACTGCCGATATTGTTCTGCAAGCGTTCCTGCTCTGCGATCGCCAAAGCGCTGGTGCAGGGGGCGTAA
- a CDS encoding S1C family serine protease, with protein MPGYSAWWYSAWWYSAWTVKCQAGASLAGTVPDGTVPGRCKCPPGAGDASRPVDTPPLFAAIETDGSPLGLENSVTAGIISAKNRRLQVAKRVYDEIFQTDAAINPGNSGGPLINLNGEVVGLNAFIIQSSQCLGFAIGIDALKQHLDQFIF; from the coding sequence GTGCCTGGGTACAGTGCCTGGTGGTACAGTGCCTGGTGGTACAGTGCCTGGACGGTAAAGTGTCAGGCTGGTGCGTCCCTGGCTGGCACAGTGCCCGATGGTACAGTGCCTGGCCGGTGCAAATGCCCGCCCGGTGCAGGAGATGCCTCTCGCCCCGTCGATACCCCGCCTTTGTTTGCCGCTATCGAAACAGACGGTTCCCCGCTTGGGTTGGAAAACTCCGTCACAGCCGGGATTATCAGCGCCAAAAACCGCCGCTTGCAGGTGGCCAAACGCGTCTACGACGAGATTTTTCAAACGGATGCCGCGATCAACCCAGGCAACAGCGGCGGCCCGTTAATCAATCTGAACGGAGAAGTGGTCGGGCTCAATGCCTTTATCATTCAATCCAGCCAATGCCTCGGGTTTGCCATCGGGATCGACGCGCTGAAGCAGCATCTGGACCAGTTTATTTTTTAG
- a CDS encoding recombinase family protein, whose translation MRTAIYLRVSTEEQAAEGFSIAAQKERLLAYIQSQGWALAGVYTDEGVSAKDIHRAELRRLLADVRAGKIDIVLVYRLDRLTRSVLDLYQLLQVFEESNVRFKSCTEVYDTTTAIGRLFITLVAALAQWERENLGERVKLGMEQMARERKRPGGPPPYGYTLKQGQLVPHPEEATVVQRMYQQYVAGSTPGQIAERANREGYRGKHGGKWSGSAVSRLLRNPVYCGTLRWNYAEAGQRQNKPDEWILIEGSHPAIIDRETFRRAEERLLHRQQKHPRALASPFLFSGLLYCARCQGEMRGKTAVIRKNSGKRYRHVYYLCKNRKEGACQAPALREDRLEAELLDRLSSFQEELWSAMRHTLQRKRPASPVHRAAGSPEQLAQKRRRWMQAYEAGVISLEELQARQRELAREEMERSDEECSPAALMEKIAMEAKGEKRKLDWAWIWEQATREERKQLIQLLLQRLEAEAGPPAAPHQGRPALLRLVEYR comes from the coding sequence ATGAGGACAGCGATCTATTTGCGGGTGAGCACCGAGGAACAGGCTGCCGAGGGTTTCTCCATCGCCGCGCAAAAGGAGCGGCTGCTCGCCTACATTCAGTCTCAGGGCTGGGCGCTGGCCGGCGTCTACACGGATGAGGGGGTCAGCGCCAAGGATATCCATCGAGCGGAGCTCAGGCGCCTGCTCGCGGATGTGAGGGCTGGAAAAATCGATATCGTGCTGGTCTACAGGCTGGATCGGCTAACCCGGTCCGTCCTCGATTTGTATCAGCTCTTGCAGGTATTCGAGGAATCGAACGTCCGCTTTAAGAGCTGCACGGAGGTATACGATACGACGACCGCCATCGGCCGGTTGTTCATCACGCTGGTAGCGGCACTGGCCCAGTGGGAGCGGGAAAATCTCGGCGAACGCGTCAAGCTGGGAATGGAGCAGATGGCCCGCGAGCGAAAGCGGCCGGGCGGCCCTCCCCCCTACGGCTACACACTCAAGCAAGGGCAGCTCGTCCCCCATCCGGAGGAGGCGACGGTCGTCCAGCGGATGTATCAGCAATATGTAGCCGGCAGCACACCCGGACAGATCGCTGAGCGGGCCAACCGGGAGGGCTATCGGGGAAAGCACGGCGGCAAGTGGAGCGGCAGTGCCGTAAGCCGCCTGCTGCGCAACCCCGTCTATTGCGGGACGCTTCGCTGGAACTATGCGGAAGCGGGTCAGCGTCAGAACAAACCGGATGAATGGATTCTAATCGAGGGCTCCCACCCGGCCATCATCGACCGGGAGACGTTTCGACGTGCCGAAGAGCGGCTGCTGCATCGACAGCAAAAGCATCCGCGGGCACTGGCCTCCCCTTTTCTCTTCTCCGGCCTGCTCTACTGTGCCCGCTGCCAAGGGGAGATGCGGGGAAAGACAGCAGTGATCCGCAAAAACAGCGGCAAACGCTACCGCCACGTCTACTATCTGTGCAAAAACCGGAAAGAAGGCGCGTGCCAGGCGCCCGCGCTGCGGGAAGACCGGCTGGAGGCGGAGCTGCTGGATCGACTCTCCTCCTTCCAGGAAGAGCTCTGGTCCGCCATGCGGCACACCCTGCAGAGAAAGCGGCCCGCTTCCCCCGTGCATCGGGCTGCCGGATCGCCAGAGCAGCTCGCGCAAAAACGACGGCGCTGGATGCAGGCTTATGAAGCCGGGGTGATTTCGCTGGAGGAATTGCAGGCCAGACAGCGGGAGCTGGCCAGGGAGGAAATGGAGCGGTCGGACGAGGAATGCAGCCCCGCAGCCTTGATGGAGAAAATCGCGATGGAGGCAAAAGGGGAAAAACGGAAGCTGGATTGGGCGTGGATCTGGGAGCAGGCGACGCGCGAGGAGCGCAAGCAGCTGATCCAGCTCTTACTGCAGAGGCTGGAGGCCGAAGCAGGTCCGCCCGCGGCACCGCACCAAGGCCGCCCTGCCCTGCTCCGCCTGGTGGAGTACCGGTAG
- a CDS encoding winged helix-turn-helix transcriptional regulator, producing the protein MGQAFENEQTCPKYEGAINILGKRWTGLIINVLLRGAVRFKDIREMVPQMSDKMLSERLKELEEQGILERKVYPEIPVRIEYQLTEKGEELRPVIESIHTWGQKWM; encoded by the coding sequence GTGGGTCAAGCATTTGAAAACGAGCAAACCTGTCCGAAATACGAAGGGGCCATCAACATTCTCGGCAAGAGATGGACCGGCCTGATTATCAACGTGCTGCTGCGTGGAGCTGTAAGGTTTAAGGACATCCGGGAAATGGTTCCACAGATGAGTGATAAAATGCTCTCGGAGCGACTAAAGGAACTGGAAGAACAGGGGATTCTGGAACGGAAGGTATACCCGGAGATTCCCGTCCGCATCGAGTACCAGCTCACCGAAAAAGGGGAAGAGCTGCGTCCTGTGATCGAGTCCATTCATACTTGGGGGCAAAAGTGGATGTAA
- a CDS encoding YheC/YheD family endospore coat-associated protein: MATKPILGILTWREGKRFEEPGYLRRLVLAGRQMGAETFLFSHQDVFLSQKKIRGFVPAKGGGWESRMFPWPELVIDRYRKRVKEYMRLRHSGLFSFANSPFSKKWRVTEFLSKHDRVKRWVPETRLYARGSVKAMLSRYPIVYVKPGNGTGGRSIVKIAAQGKQYLVQGRDRRLLQKKASFSSAEAVERWIQRWVREQRIRDGNFLVQQGLDLALVPNRVADVRLLIQKNGAGEWDVTGCGVRLGPVGSSISNLHGGGEAISFSRFVAKRFGAERTRQIQQECSQMAHEVAAVLEEKFGRMMEFGLDVGVDVQGRVWLIEVNPKPGREIFRQMGDRETYAEAIARPVSFALHVISTEGRQRARHTGT; the protein is encoded by the coding sequence ATGGCAACCAAACCGATACTGGGCATTCTTACCTGGCGGGAAGGAAAGCGTTTCGAAGAGCCGGGCTATTTGCGCCGCTTAGTGCTGGCCGGCAGGCAGATGGGTGCGGAGACTTTTCTCTTTTCCCACCAGGATGTTTTTTTGTCGCAGAAAAAGATAAGAGGGTTTGTGCCCGCCAAAGGCGGCGGCTGGGAAAGCCGAATGTTTCCCTGGCCCGAATTGGTGATTGACCGCTATCGAAAAAGGGTAAAGGAATATATGCGGCTCCGTCACAGCGGCCTGTTTTCTTTTGCGAACAGCCCGTTCAGCAAAAAGTGGCGCGTGACGGAGTTCTTGTCCAAGCACGATCGGGTAAAGCGGTGGGTACCGGAGACGCGGCTGTATGCCAGAGGGAGCGTCAAAGCGATGCTGAGCCGCTACCCTATCGTTTACGTAAAACCGGGCAACGGAACAGGAGGGCGGAGCATCGTCAAGATCGCCGCGCAGGGGAAGCAGTATCTCGTGCAGGGGCGGGATCGGCGGCTGCTTCAGAAAAAGGCGAGCTTCAGCAGCGCGGAGGCAGTCGAGCGCTGGATTCAGCGATGGGTGCGGGAACAGCGGATCCGGGACGGAAATTTTCTCGTCCAGCAGGGTCTCGATCTCGCTCTCGTCCCGAACCGCGTGGCCGATGTGCGCCTCCTGATTCAAAAAAACGGAGCGGGCGAATGGGACGTGACCGGCTGCGGCGTGCGCCTCGGCCCCGTCGGCAGTTCGATCTCCAATCTGCACGGAGGCGGCGAAGCGATCTCCTTCTCCCGTTTTGTCGCCAAGCGGTTCGGTGCGGAGCGAACCAGACAGATACAGCAGGAATGCAGCCAGATGGCCCATGAAGTTGCCGCCGTACTGGAGGAGAAGTTTGGCCGGATGATGGAATTCGGGCTGGATGTGGGAGTGGATGTCCAGGGCCGGGTATGGCTGATCGAAGTGAATCCCAAGCCGGGGCGGGAGATCTTCCGCCAGATGGGGGATCGGGAGACGTATGCGGAGGCGATCGCCCGGCCGGTCTCTTTTGCGCTCCACGTGATCTCCACGGAAGGGAGGCAGAGAGCCCGCCATACGGGTACCTAA
- a CDS encoding S1C family serine protease encodes MKSKKWNSYARVKYPVSSSLHPFNFFVPIIERVRDGVVSIVTEDTHPSHNVEDLIRSLVSDQQSLASERSYGSGFLFHPKGYILTSEHVIGKSRTILVKLYNGRVFEAKRVLADRVRDYAVIKIDADCKLYPLPLGTSSDTKVGEWVISIGSPPVAIAANRIRPRHPACPRSQRAAMEATL; translated from the coding sequence GTGAAAAGTAAAAAATGGAACAGCTACGCCAGAGTCAAATACCCTGTGAGCAGCAGTCTGCACCCCTTCAACTTCTTCGTCCCGATCATCGAGCGTGTCAGGGATGGCGTTGTTTCCATTGTTACGGAAGATACCCATCCGTCCCATAATGTAGAAGACCTGATCCGCAGCCTTGTTTCCGATCAACAGTCTTTGGCATCCGAGCGAAGTTACGGTTCCGGCTTTCTCTTTCATCCCAAAGGATATATCCTGACCAGTGAACACGTCATCGGAAAATCGCGCACCATCCTCGTCAAATTATACAACGGGCGCGTCTTCGAAGCGAAACGGGTACTGGCAGATCGCGTGCGTGATTATGCGGTGATCAAGATTGATGCAGATTGCAAGCTGTACCCATTGCCGCTGGGCACCTCCTCGGACACGAAAGTCGGCGAATGGGTCATCAGCATTGGTTCCCCGCCTGTTGCTATAGCGGCAAACCGTATCCGCCCCCGCCATCCCGCCTGCCCTCGCTCGCAGCGAGCAGCGATGGAGGCGACCTTGTGA
- a CDS encoding PadR family transcriptional regulator — translation MDVKTIILGFLNYGEMSGYDIKQAFTNCIGFFYDASFGAIYPALRKLEEEGFVTKQEIIQSGKPNKILYSITEAGKECFQSEMQSPILPPVLRSDMLVKIFFSEGRTQKEKEELFENCLETQRSMLKQSRESFAKLQETFDDYQKFCWEYTIHHLESTIDFLEKRMPALLTSKKEHAFSV, via the coding sequence ATGGATGTAAAAACAATCATACTTGGCTTTTTGAATTATGGAGAGATGAGCGGCTACGACATCAAGCAGGCGTTCACCAACTGTATCGGGTTTTTCTATGACGCCAGCTTCGGCGCGATCTACCCGGCCCTCCGCAAGCTGGAGGAAGAGGGCTTTGTCACCAAGCAGGAGATCATCCAGTCTGGCAAGCCGAACAAGATTTTGTACAGCATTACGGAAGCGGGGAAAGAATGCTTCCAATCGGAGATGCAGTCTCCGATCCTGCCGCCCGTGCTTCGCTCTGACATGCTGGTCAAGATCTTTTTCAGCGAAGGGCGCACGCAAAAAGAGAAGGAAGAGCTCTTCGAAAACTGTCTGGAGACGCAGCGCAGCATGCTCAAGCAGAGCCGCGAGTCGTTTGCAAAGCTGCAGGAAACCTTTGATGATTACCAAAAATTTTGCTGGGAATACACCATCCACCATCTGGAGTCGACCATCGACTTTCTGGAAAAGAGGATGCCTGCTCTCTTGACGAGCAAAAAGGAGCACGCCTTTTCGGTGTAG
- a CDS encoding aminopeptidase, whose translation MTDPRIEQLADVLVNYSTRIEKGENVLIYTIGNVSELTRAVIREVYKAGGHPYVQLIDPTIQRELLLGTNEAQLEVMRDADVSFMKKMDAYIGIRGGDNINEYADVPGDKMQLYSKLLTRPVLDVRVPETKWVILRYPNASMAQLANMSTAAFEDFYFKVCTLDYSKMDKAMVNLVELMEKTDKVRITGPGTDLTFSIKGIPAIKCSGQNNIPDGEVFTAPVRDSVNGVITYNTPSPYQGFTYDNIKLTFKDGKIVEATANDTKKINEIFDTDEGARYIGEFAIGVNPYIQNPMKDILFDEKIDGSFHFTPGQAYDEAFNGNKSSVHWDLVNIQRPEWGGGEIWFDDRLIRKDGRFVVPELESLNPENLK comes from the coding sequence ATGACAGATCCACGTATTGAACAACTGGCGGACGTGCTGGTCAACTACTCGACACGCATCGAAAAAGGTGAAAACGTTCTCATCTACACCATCGGGAACGTATCCGAACTGACCCGCGCCGTCATCAGGGAAGTGTACAAAGCGGGCGGCCATCCATATGTGCAGCTGATCGATCCGACGATTCAGCGCGAGCTTTTGCTCGGAACCAACGAAGCTCAGCTGGAGGTCATGCGCGATGCGGACGTTTCCTTCATGAAGAAGATGGACGCGTACATCGGCATCCGCGGCGGCGACAACATCAATGAATACGCAGACGTCCCCGGCGACAAGATGCAGCTGTATTCCAAGCTGCTGACCCGCCCCGTGCTGGATGTCCGCGTGCCGGAGACGAAATGGGTCATCCTCCGCTACCCCAATGCTTCCATGGCTCAATTGGCCAATATGAGCACAGCGGCCTTCGAGGATTTCTACTTCAAGGTATGCACGCTGGACTACAGCAAGATGGACAAGGCGATGGTCAACCTCGTCGAGCTGATGGAAAAGACGGATAAAGTGCGGATCACCGGTCCCGGTACAGATCTCACTTTCTCCATCAAGGGCATTCCCGCGATCAAATGCTCGGGCCAGAACAACATCCCGGACGGCGAAGTGTTTACCGCCCCTGTCCGCGACTCGGTCAATGGAGTGATCACGTACAATACGCCGTCCCCGTACCAAGGCTTTACATACGACAACATCAAGCTGACCTTCAAAGACGGCAAGATCGTGGAAGCGACAGCCAACGATACGAAGAAAATCAACGAGATCTTTGACACCGACGAAGGAGCCCGCTATATCGGCGAATTCGCCATCGGCGTCAACCCGTACATCCAGAATCCGATGAAGGATATCCTGTTCGACGAAAAAATTGACGGCAGCTTCCACTTCACGCCCGGCCAGGCTTATGACGAAGCGTTCAACGGCAACAAGTCCTCCGTCCACTGGGATCTGGTCAACATCCAGCGCCCGGAATGGGGCGGCGGCGAAATCTGGTTCGATGACCGCCTGATTCGCAAAGACGGCCGCTTTGTGGTTCCCGAGCTGGAGAGCCTCAATCCGGAAAATCTGAAGTAA
- a CDS encoding YjcZ family sporulation protein, producing MSSIFNGNLDDFTLVLILFILLVIVGCSCDN from the coding sequence ATGAGTAGCATCTTTAACGGAAACCTCGACGATTTCACACTCGTGTTGATTCTCTTCATCCTGTTGGTAATTGTCGGCTGCTCTTGTGACAATTAA
- the ytxJ gene encoding bacillithiol system redox-active protein YtxJ: MSVDQLHSLEELDRFVAEPGKRLLFKHSTICPISTTAHEEFLSFLGEQEVPAAVILVREDRPVSNAVAERFEIKHESPQIFLLEDGQVKWHTSHWKITKAAIAEAVQG; the protein is encoded by the coding sequence ATGTCAGTGGATCAACTTCATTCCTTGGAGGAGCTGGACCGTTTCGTAGCGGAGCCGGGCAAACGCTTGCTGTTTAAGCACAGCACGATCTGCCCGATCAGTACCACCGCTCATGAGGAATTCTTGTCATTCTTGGGAGAGCAGGAGGTTCCGGCGGCGGTCATCCTGGTTCGCGAGGATCGCCCGGTGTCCAATGCCGTAGCCGAACGCTTCGAGATCAAGCACGAGTCCCCGCAGATTTTTCTGCTGGAGGATGGCCAGGTAAAATGGCATACGTCGCACTGGAAAATTACCAAGGCGGCCATTGCCGAAGCCGTCCAGGGGTAA